A region of Beijerinckia sp. 28-YEA-48 DNA encodes the following proteins:
- a CDS encoding 4-(cytidine 5'-diphospho)-2-C-methyl-D-erythritol kinase, whose protein sequence is MTALVEKAAAKINLTLHVRGRRTDGWHDLESLVAFSGTGDRLSLEPGNGLSLTTSGTTADAAGPDDDNLVLRAARQALAVFPGLRAGAFHLTKTLPVAAGLGGGSSDAAAGLRLLARANDIPLADPRWHDIAAATGSDVPVCLDQRARMMLGRGDELGAPLPLPRLFAVLVNPGVPVATPAVFSALRLKPGEELGYGAHPTIEGQSTAALLGQLRKARNDLEDPACVVAPQISSVLAVLAAGRGCRLARMSGSGATCFGLFENCHAAARAAAVIRRDHPGWWVKSTLLR, encoded by the coding sequence ATGACCGCACTCGTCGAAAAGGCTGCGGCGAAGATCAATCTGACGCTGCATGTGCGCGGACGGCGTACTGACGGCTGGCACGATCTCGAAAGCCTTGTCGCCTTCTCCGGTACCGGAGACCGGCTGTCGCTTGAACCGGGCAACGGCCTGTCGCTGACAACAAGCGGCACCACCGCCGATGCGGCCGGACCCGACGACGACAATCTGGTGCTGCGTGCCGCGCGCCAAGCCCTGGCGGTCTTCCCCGGCCTGCGCGCTGGCGCTTTCCATCTGACGAAAACCTTGCCGGTCGCGGCTGGCCTTGGCGGCGGTTCCTCGGATGCTGCCGCCGGCCTGCGCCTGCTGGCGCGCGCCAACGACATTCCCCTTGCCGATCCACGCTGGCACGACATTGCCGCCGCCACAGGATCGGACGTGCCGGTCTGCCTCGATCAACGGGCACGGATGATGCTGGGACGTGGCGACGAGCTTGGGGCCCCGCTGCCCCTGCCCCGGTTGTTCGCGGTTCTGGTCAATCCCGGCGTTCCTGTCGCGACACCGGCCGTGTTTTCCGCGCTCAGGCTGAAGCCCGGCGAAGAGCTGGGGTACGGCGCGCATCCCACCATCGAGGGACAATCGACAGCGGCGCTGCTCGGCCAATTGCGCAAGGCCCGCAACGATCTCGAAGATCCCGCTTGCGTTGTGGCGCCGCAGATCAGCTCGGTGCTGGCGGTGCTGGCGGCGGGACGCGGCTGCCGGCTAGCGCGCATGTCGGGCTCGGGCGCCACCTGTTTCGGCCTGTTCGAAAATTGTCATGCGGCGGCGCGGGCAGCGGCGGTGATCCGCCGCGATCATCCTGGCTGGTGGGTTAAATCAACCCTGTTGCGCTGA
- a CDS encoding polyprenyl synthetase family protein: MGVVVPLEEKSSGGIERLNGLVAEAMAGVNKTILARTGSDVAMIPEVANHLISSGGKRLRPMLTLATAGLCGYGGEGHIKLAASVEFMHTATLLHDDVVDESDMRRGKLAARMLWGNEASVLVGDFLLGQAFKMMVEVGSLQCLDVLSSAAAVIAEGEVMQLSAAKDTQTSEDAYLEVIRAKTAALFAAACEVGPILAGRAKADIEACRGYGANLGIAFQLIDDALDYGGSAAKLGKNVGDDFREGKITLPVVLSFRRGTEAERDFWRRTLERGEIAEGDLETALATMKKHRALEDTVERARHYGAMARDALELFPASQWKRALFDVVDFCVSRAH; the protein is encoded by the coding sequence TTGGGTGTCGTCGTTCCCCTGGAAGAAAAGTCGTCGGGCGGTATCGAACGTCTGAATGGCCTGGTGGCCGAAGCCATGGCGGGGGTCAACAAGACCATCCTGGCGCGGACCGGCTCCGACGTGGCCATGATCCCCGAGGTCGCCAACCATCTGATTTCGTCTGGCGGCAAACGCCTGCGCCCGATGCTGACCCTGGCGACGGCCGGGCTCTGCGGCTATGGCGGCGAAGGCCATATCAAGCTCGCCGCGTCCGTCGAATTCATGCACACCGCCACGCTGCTCCACGACGACGTGGTCGACGAGAGCGACATGCGCCGGGGCAAGCTCGCCGCCCGCATGCTGTGGGGCAATGAGGCCTCGGTGCTCGTCGGCGACTTCCTGCTTGGTCAGGCGTTCAAAATGATGGTCGAGGTCGGCTCGCTGCAATGCCTCGACGTGCTGTCGAGCGCCGCCGCCGTCATCGCCGAGGGCGAGGTGATGCAGCTCTCCGCCGCCAAGGACACGCAGACCTCGGAAGACGCCTATCTTGAGGTGATTCGCGCCAAGACCGCCGCTCTGTTCGCCGCCGCCTGCGAAGTCGGTCCCATTCTCGCCGGGCGCGCCAAGGCCGATATAGAGGCCTGCCGTGGCTATGGCGCCAATCTCGGCATCGCCTTCCAGTTGATCGATGACGCGCTGGATTACGGCGGCTCCGCCGCCAAACTTGGCAAGAACGTCGGCGATGATTTCCGCGAGGGCAAGATCACCCTGCCGGTGGTTCTGTCGTTCCGGCGCGGCACGGAAGCCGAGCGCGATTTCTGGCGTCGCACCTTGGAGCGCGGTGAAATCGCCGAAGGCGATCTCGAAACCGCCCTGGCGACCATGAAGAAACATCGCGCGCTGGAAGACACGGTCGAACGCGCCCGCCACTATGGCGCCATGGCGCGCGACGCGCTGGAACTCTTCCCGGCGTCGCAGTGGAAGCGAGCTTTGTTCGACGTGGTCGATTTCTGCGTCAGCCGCGCGCATTGA
- a CDS encoding glycoside hydrolase family 3 N-terminal domain-containing protein, whose product MTTEIARRIENLIAQMTLSEKLGQLTMLAASLVETGPPGPHNPATMVREGRAGSILNTWGAKEIREAQRVALEETRLKIPLFFAVDILHGHRTIYPIPLAEACAFDRALWLRTAQEAAEEATRDGIQMTFAPMLDVSRDPRWGRICECAGEDAFINAEYAKAKVIGFQDAPPRPEHRLAAVAKHFVAYGAVTAGRDYAEVDVSQRALHEIYLPPFQAAVEAGVMGIMPSFTDIAGVAMTAHKPLLHDLLRKRWGFEGVIISDYNAIAELIPHGVAADLTDAATQALKAGVDIDMMAGAYEQGLPVALERGDVSMDEIDRAVRRVLKLKFALGLFDNPLRGLEDVSPTPDSDPSRRASARDAARRSIVLLQNRDAFLPWSQAPQRIAVVGPLADTPSELMGAWCMAGEIDETVGILGGMRTGFAGSTITHAAGGDFEATDAQAIADAVAVAQAADAVVLCIGESRHISGEAASRTRPAPPDSQLELARAILATGKPVLLVLVGGRPFILPQWLVDGAQAIIAAWFPGTEGGNAITDIIKGVWNPSARLSISWPVAVGQIPIHYGLRTTGRPHDPKNGFSTGFLDAPITPRWSFGEGLSYTTYELGEARASAPILDRDGAIEVSLDITNAGKKDGETTLFLFIRDPVAQVTRPALELKDFQNVVLAAGESKRATFTLRASQLSYPDMEMKPRLDSGRIEIHVGTSARACDLKRLDIEVRA is encoded by the coding sequence ATGACGACAGAGATCGCGCGGCGGATCGAGAACCTCATCGCGCAGATGACTCTCAGCGAGAAACTCGGTCAGCTCACCATGCTGGCCGCATCGCTGGTCGAAACCGGCCCGCCGGGGCCGCATAATCCCGCCACCATGGTGCGGGAAGGCCGCGCCGGCAGCATTCTCAACACCTGGGGCGCCAAGGAAATCCGCGAGGCGCAGCGCGTCGCCCTGGAAGAAACGCGGCTCAAGATCCCGCTGTTCTTCGCTGTCGACATCTTGCACGGCCACCGCACTATCTACCCAATCCCGCTGGCGGAGGCCTGCGCCTTCGACCGCGCGCTCTGGCTGCGCACGGCGCAAGAAGCCGCCGAGGAAGCGACGCGTGACGGCATTCAGATGACCTTCGCGCCGATGCTCGATGTCAGCCGCGATCCGCGCTGGGGCCGTATCTGCGAGTGCGCCGGCGAGGACGCTTTCATCAATGCCGAATATGCGAAAGCGAAAGTCATCGGCTTTCAGGACGCGCCGCCCCGGCCCGAACATCGCCTCGCCGCCGTCGCCAAACATTTCGTCGCCTATGGCGCGGTGACCGCCGGGCGCGACTATGCGGAGGTCGACGTTTCGCAGCGCGCGCTGCACGAAATCTACCTGCCGCCGTTTCAAGCGGCGGTCGAGGCGGGTGTCATGGGCATCATGCCCTCGTTCACCGATATCGCCGGCGTGGCGATGACCGCGCATAAGCCGCTGCTGCATGATCTTCTGCGCAAGCGCTGGGGTTTCGAGGGCGTCATCATCAGCGACTACAACGCCATCGCCGAACTGATCCCCCATGGTGTCGCCGCCGACCTCACCGATGCCGCGACCCAGGCGCTGAAGGCCGGCGTCGACATCGACATGATGGCCGGCGCCTATGAACAGGGCCTGCCGGTGGCGCTCGAACGTGGCGACGTCAGCATGGACGAGATCGATCGCGCCGTGCGCCGCGTTCTCAAACTGAAATTCGCGCTTGGCCTGTTCGACAATCCGCTGCGCGGGCTTGAAGATGTTTCGCCGACGCCTGACAGCGATCCCTCGCGCCGCGCCTCGGCGCGCGATGCGGCCCGGCGTTCGATCGTGCTGCTGCAGAACCGCGACGCTTTCCTGCCCTGGTCGCAAGCACCCCAGCGCATCGCCGTCGTCGGCCCACTCGCCGATACGCCCAGCGAATTGATGGGCGCCTGGTGCATGGCCGGCGAAATCGACGAAACCGTGGGTATCCTTGGCGGCATGCGTACCGGCTTCGCCGGCAGCACCATCACCCATGCCGCCGGCGGCGACTTTGAGGCGACCGATGCGCAAGCCATCGCTGATGCTGTCGCCGTTGCGCAAGCAGCGGATGCGGTGGTGCTATGCATTGGCGAATCCCGCCACATCTCCGGCGAAGCGGCGAGCCGCACCAGGCCAGCGCCGCCCGACAGCCAACTGGAACTCGCCCGCGCCATCTTGGCCACCGGCAAGCCGGTGTTGCTCGTGCTGGTCGGCGGCCGGCCTTTCATCCTGCCGCAATGGCTGGTCGACGGTGCTCAAGCCATCATCGCCGCCTGGTTTCCCGGCACGGAAGGCGGAAACGCCATTACCGACATTATCAAGGGCGTATGGAATCCCTCGGCGCGCCTGTCGATCTCCTGGCCGGTCGCCGTCGGGCAAATTCCCATTCACTACGGCCTGCGCACCACCGGCCGGCCGCATGATCCCAAGAACGGCTTTTCGACCGGCTTCCTCGACGCGCCGATCACGCCGCGCTGGAGCTTTGGCGAGGGCCTGAGCTACACGACCTATGAACTGGGCGAGGCCCGTGCCAGCGCCCCGATCCTCGATCGCGATGGCGCGATCGAGGTTTCGCTCGACATCACCAATGCGGGCAAGAAGGACGGCGAGACGACGCTCTTCCTGTTCATCCGCGATCCGGTGGCGCAGGTGACGCGGCCGGCGCTGGAGCTGAAGGATTTTCAGAACGTCGTGCTCGCGGCCGGCGAAAGCAAACGCGCCACGTTCACGCTGCGCGCCAGCCAGTTGTCTTATCCAGACATGGAGATGAAGCCGCGCCTCGACAGCGGCCGCATCGAAATCCATGTCGGCACGAGCGCGCGTGCTTGCGATCTCAAGCGCTTGGATATCGAGGTGCGTGCTTAA
- a CDS encoding DUF2007 domain-containing protein — protein sequence MIELMRTNDMVLISAIEALLNAADINHFVADGHMSVLEGSAGFLQRRILVPRDDLERARRLLTEAGYGGELKHG from the coding sequence GTGATCGAGCTTATGCGCACCAATGACATGGTGCTGATTTCGGCCATAGAAGCCCTCCTGAATGCTGCGGATATCAATCACTTCGTCGCGGACGGCCATATGAGCGTGCTGGAAGGCTCAGCCGGCTTCCTACAGCGTCGGATTCTGGTCCCCCGCGACGATCTTGAACGGGCCCGCCGCCTCCTGACCGAGGCGGGCTATGGCGGCGAGCTCAAGCATGGCTGA